The following coding sequences lie in one Apium graveolens cultivar Ventura chromosome 3, ASM990537v1, whole genome shotgun sequence genomic window:
- the LOC141712952 gene encoding putative serine/threonine-protein kinase PBL3 has translation MSTTLAPVLGGAAGALVLVVLVIVILWFCLCHNRNVSRTSDTGSSDQSMQLGRNTGFELTLREAKRFSMEELFSATKDFNDRNLIGEGKFGEVYKGLLHDGMLVAIKKRPGAPSQEFIEEVRYLTSIQHRNLVNLLGYCQENGQQILVYEYIPNGSVSVHLYGAGNVSKEKLEFKHRLAIAIGAAKGLAHIHSISPRLVHKDFKTANVLVDENFIAKVADAGVRNFLGRGDIPSSSSQKAADEMFLAPEVREFRHFSDKSDVYSFGVFLLELMSGQEAMKLLSSDSNQNLVEWVQNCQDSRNLPAIIDQRLGNRFTTEGMEEYVQLIVRCVDPSSERRPVMNYVVMELDRILEKEMNLTTVMGEGTPVVTLGSQLFRAIK, from the exons ATGTCAACGACTCTTGCACCTGTGCTAGGGGGTGCTGCAGGAGCCTTGGTATTGGTGGTACTAGTTATAGTAATATTATGGTTTTGTCTATGCCATAATAGGAATGTTTCAAGAACTTCTGATACAGGCTCTTCTGATCAATCAATGCAAC TAGGAAGAAACACTGGATTTGAGCTAACTTTGCGAGAGGCTAAACGTTTCAGCATGGAAGAATTGTTTTCGGCTACCAAAGATTTTAATGATAGAAACTTGATTGGTGAAGGAAAATTTGGAGAGGTATATAAGGGGCTGCTTCACGATGGGATGCTTGTAGCTATAAAAAAACGGCCTGGTGCTCCCAGCCAGGAATTCATTGAGGAG GTAAGGTATCTCACATCTATTCAGCATAGGAACCTTGTGAACCTTTTGGGTTACTGCCAAGAAAATGGTCAACAGATTCTCGTCTATGAATATATACCAAATGGAAGTGTATCTGTTCACTTATATG GAGCTGGAAATGTTTCAAAGGAGAAGCTAGAGTTCAAGCATAGACTTGCCATAGCTATAGGAGCAGCTAAAG GTTTGGCTCATATCCACTCTATAAGCCCTCGTCTGGTACATAAGGATTTCAAAACAGCAAATGTTCTTGTAGATGAAAATTTCATTGCAAAAGTTGCTGATGCGGGAGTCCGCAACTTCTTAGGAAGAGGTGATATTCCAAGCTCATCCTCTCAAAAGGCAGCAGATGAGATGTTCCTAGCCCCAGA GGTGAGGGAGTTCAGACACTTTTCTGATAAGAGTGACGTGTACAGTTTTGGTGTATTTCTGTTGGAGTTAATGAGCGGCCAAGAAGCGATGAAATTACTCTCTTCAGATTCCAACCAAAACCTAGTTGAATGG GTGCAAAATTGTCAGGACTCCCGGAATCTTCCTGCTATCATAGATCAGAGACTAGGTAATAGATTCACAACAGAAGGCATGGAAGAGTATGTGCAGTTGATAGTCCGCTGTGTAGATCCTTCCAGTGAGAGACGTCCTGTAATGAACTATGTGGTAATGGAACTAGATCGGATACTCGAGAAAGAAATGAACTTGACAACAGTCATGGGGGAAGGAACCCCAGTTGTCACTCTTGGAAGTCAGCTTTTTAGGGCTATAAAATGA